Proteins from one Streptosporangium becharense genomic window:
- a CDS encoding alpha/beta hydrolase, with the protein MNPVFGDVEVPGGAMRVARFGTGPRVIVAVHGITASLMSWTGVARHLPTEWSLVAMDLRGRGHSAGLPGPYGLPRHAEDVNLVARSVGAEAGIVLVGHSMGAYVTALAAAGHDYARVVLVDGGLPMPLPAGADPDAVLESTLGPAIDRLSRNFPTADAYVDFFKAHPGFAGAWSAEAEEYVRYDASGPQGAVRSRAREEAVRQDGRWMLTEGEAIGAALGSITSPLSLLRAPRGLLNQPVGMMPDELAAAWTARLPALEDEVVDDCNHYTILFDDRCAKLLAERFTR; encoded by the coding sequence TTGAACCCTGTCTTCGGCGACGTCGAGGTCCCCGGCGGCGCGATGCGCGTCGCCCGGTTCGGCACCGGCCCGCGTGTCATCGTGGCCGTGCACGGCATCACCGCCTCGCTGATGTCCTGGACCGGTGTGGCGCGCCACCTGCCCACCGAGTGGTCGCTGGTCGCGATGGACCTGCGCGGCCGCGGCCACAGCGCCGGGCTGCCCGGCCCGTACGGCCTGCCGCGGCACGCCGAGGACGTGAACCTGGTCGCCCGCTCGGTGGGGGCGGAGGCCGGCATCGTGCTGGTCGGCCACTCGATGGGCGCCTACGTCACCGCCCTCGCCGCGGCCGGGCACGACTACGCCAGGGTGGTGCTGGTCGACGGGGGCCTGCCGATGCCGTTGCCCGCCGGCGCCGACCCCGACGCGGTGCTGGAGAGCACGCTCGGCCCGGCCATCGACCGGCTGAGCCGGAACTTCCCGACCGCCGACGCCTACGTCGACTTCTTCAAGGCGCACCCGGGCTTCGCCGGGGCCTGGTCCGCCGAGGCGGAGGAGTACGTCCGCTACGACGCGTCCGGCCCACAGGGGGCGGTGCGCTCCCGGGCACGGGAGGAGGCGGTCCGCCAGGACGGCCGGTGGATGCTCACCGAGGGGGAGGCGATCGGCGCCGCGCTGGGCTCGATCACGTCCCCGCTGTCGCTGCTCCGTGCCCCGCGGGGGCTGCTGAACCAGCCGGTCGGCATGATGCCCGACGAGCTGGCCGCCGCCTGGACCGCGCGGCTGCCCGCGCTGGAGGACGAGGTGGTCGACGACTGCAACCACTACACGATCCTCTTCGACGACCGCTGCGCCAAGCTGCTGGCCGAGCGCTTCACCCGCTGA
- a CDS encoding bifunctional [glutamine synthetase] adenylyltransferase/[glutamine synthetase]-adenylyl-L-tyrosine phosphorylase gives MQTTAGRLARLGFADGARAERLLDELGPEAAGDVALLGSLVGTADPDLALTSLNRLAEQDPDVLGALRADPGLRARLLGVFGVSAALGDHVVRHPEHRRLLGGAAAVESPAAAELRAELLLAVGADPGDAEPVAADDSVATLSALRVAYRGRLLHLAARDVTGAASLAEVTAELSDLAAAALEAGLAVARSRHPEAGAVRLAVIGMGKCGARELNYVSDVDVVFVAEPREDADGAVDEHRVVQLATRLAQGMMRACSATTPEGSLWQVDAALRPEGKAGPLVRTLASHQAYYRRWAKTWEFQALLKARPVAGDTALGGQYVEAMNEMVWQAATREKFVEDVQAMRRRVEAHIRAGEAERQLKLGPGGLRDIEFAVQLLQLVHGRLDPLLRRRATLPALAALSRGGYVGRDDAKALAEAYTFLRRVEHLIQLHRLRRTHVVPEEAADLRRLGRSLGMTADPVGEFTARWKRHAVEARRLHEKLFYRPLLQAVARLPESEARLSAAAAQARLEALGYADPAGALRHIGALTSGVSRRAAIQRTLLPVMLGWFADAPDPDAGLLGFRQVSDKLGATPWYLRLLRDETAVAATLARVLGTSRYVTGLLMNAPEAVSMFGSDAELVPRPARALLSEARTVVGRHPGEAESAVAAVRGLRRRELLRTAVADLSGVIGIEEVGRALSALNDVTIQAALDAAVGKVEMERRTPVGTRFAVIAMGRLGGFESSYGSDADVMFVHSPLAGVPEREATEAAFAVANELRRLLALPAPDPPLLIDPDLRPEGRQGPLVRTLASYAAYYGRWSSPWEAQALLRARVSAGDVELGTGLLHLADPLRYPAEGIPDSAVLHIRKLKARMEAERLPRGADPALHTKLGPGGLSDVEWTAQLLQLRHAGRLPSLRTTRTLEALGAAVTEGLLAEADEAVLADAWRFASRIRDAIMLVRGRAADSIPVDARERTLISRALGYPPDGTEDFVDDYRRATRRARRVVERVFYDD, from the coding sequence ATGCAGACGACCGCCGGGAGACTGGCCCGGCTCGGCTTCGCCGACGGGGCGAGAGCCGAGCGCCTGCTGGACGAACTGGGCCCCGAGGCCGCGGGAGACGTCGCCCTGCTCGGCTCGCTGGTCGGCACGGCCGATCCCGACCTGGCGCTGACCTCGCTCAACCGGCTGGCCGAGCAGGACCCCGATGTCCTCGGCGCGCTCCGCGCCGATCCCGGCCTGCGGGCCAGGCTGCTCGGGGTCTTCGGCGTCAGCGCCGCGCTCGGCGACCACGTCGTCCGGCACCCGGAGCACCGGCGCCTGCTCGGCGGGGCGGCGGCCGTGGAGAGCCCGGCGGCGGCGGAGCTCCGGGCGGAGCTGCTGCTCGCGGTCGGCGCCGACCCCGGCGACGCGGAGCCGGTGGCCGCCGACGACTCCGTCGCCACCCTGTCCGCGCTGCGGGTGGCCTACCGGGGCCGCCTGCTCCACCTGGCCGCGCGTGACGTCACCGGCGCCGCCTCGCTGGCCGAGGTCACCGCCGAGCTGTCCGACCTGGCCGCGGCGGCGCTGGAGGCGGGGCTCGCCGTCGCCCGGTCCCGGCATCCGGAGGCGGGGGCGGTGCGACTGGCCGTCATCGGCATGGGCAAGTGCGGGGCACGCGAGCTCAACTACGTCAGCGACGTCGACGTCGTCTTCGTCGCCGAACCGCGTGAGGACGCGGACGGGGCCGTCGACGAGCACCGGGTGGTCCAGCTCGCCACCAGGCTGGCCCAGGGCATGATGCGCGCCTGCTCGGCGACCACCCCCGAGGGGTCGCTGTGGCAGGTCGACGCGGCGCTGCGGCCGGAGGGCAAGGCCGGGCCGCTGGTCCGCACCCTCGCCAGCCACCAGGCGTACTACCGGCGCTGGGCCAAGACGTGGGAGTTCCAGGCGCTGCTCAAGGCCCGGCCCGTGGCGGGCGACACCGCGCTCGGCGGGCAGTACGTCGAGGCGATGAACGAGATGGTCTGGCAGGCGGCCACCCGCGAGAAGTTCGTCGAGGACGTGCAGGCCATGCGCCGCCGGGTGGAGGCCCACATCAGGGCCGGGGAGGCGGAGCGCCAGCTCAAGCTGGGCCCCGGCGGGCTGCGCGACATCGAGTTCGCCGTCCAGCTGCTCCAGCTCGTCCACGGCCGCCTCGACCCGCTGCTGCGCCGCCGCGCCACGCTCCCCGCGCTGGCCGCGCTCTCCCGGGGCGGCTACGTGGGCCGGGACGACGCCAAGGCGCTCGCCGAGGCGTACACGTTCCTGCGCCGGGTCGAGCACCTCATCCAGCTGCACCGGCTCCGCCGTACGCACGTGGTGCCCGAGGAGGCCGCCGACCTGCGCCGTCTCGGCCGGAGCCTCGGCATGACCGCCGACCCGGTGGGGGAGTTCACCGCCCGCTGGAAACGGCACGCCGTGGAGGCGCGGCGCCTGCACGAGAAGCTGTTCTACCGGCCGCTGCTGCAGGCCGTGGCCCGGCTGCCCGAGTCGGAGGCCCGGCTCTCCGCCGCGGCGGCCCAGGCCCGCCTGGAGGCGCTGGGGTACGCCGACCCGGCCGGGGCGTTGCGCCACATCGGCGCGCTGACCAGCGGCGTGTCCCGCCGCGCGGCGATCCAGCGGACCCTGCTGCCGGTCATGCTCGGCTGGTTCGCCGACGCACCCGACCCCGACGCGGGACTGCTCGGCTTCCGCCAGGTCTCCGACAAGCTCGGCGCCACCCCCTGGTACCTGCGGCTGCTGCGTGACGAGACCGCCGTGGCCGCCACCCTGGCCAGGGTGCTCGGCACCAGCCGCTACGTGACCGGGCTGCTGATGAACGCGCCCGAGGCGGTGTCGATGTTCGGCTCCGACGCCGAGCTGGTCCCCCGGCCCGCCCGGGCGCTCCTGTCGGAGGCGCGCACCGTCGTCGGCCGCCATCCGGGGGAGGCGGAGAGCGCGGTGGCCGCGGTGCGCGGGCTGCGCCGCAGGGAGCTGCTGCGCACCGCCGTCGCGGACCTCTCCGGGGTCATCGGCATCGAGGAGGTCGGCCGGGCGCTGTCGGCGCTCAACGACGTGACGATCCAGGCCGCCCTCGACGCCGCGGTCGGCAAGGTCGAGATGGAGCGCCGCACCCCGGTGGGCACCAGGTTCGCGGTGATCGCGATGGGACGCCTGGGCGGATTCGAGTCCTCCTACGGCAGCGACGCCGACGTGATGTTCGTGCACTCGCCGCTCGCGGGGGTGCCGGAGCGCGAGGCGACCGAGGCGGCCTTCGCGGTGGCCAACGAGCTGCGCCGCCTGCTGGCCCTGCCCGCCCCGGACCCGCCGCTGCTCATCGACCCGGATCTGCGGCCGGAGGGCCGCCAGGGGCCGCTGGTCCGCACCCTCGCCTCCTACGCCGCCTACTACGGGCGCTGGTCGTCGCCCTGGGAGGCGCAGGCGCTGCTGCGTGCCCGGGTCTCCGCCGGGGACGTCGAGCTCGGGACCGGACTGCTCCACCTGGCCGATCCGCTGCGCTACCCGGCCGAGGGCATCCCCGACTCCGCGGTGCTGCACATCCGCAAGCTCAAGGCCCGGATGGAGGCCGAGCGCCTGCCCCGCGGCGCCGACCCCGCGTTGCACACCAAGCTCGGCCCCGGCGGGCTGTCCGACGTGGAGTGGACGGCCCAGCTGCTCCAGCTCCGGCACGCCGGGCGTCTGCCGTCGCTACGGACCACCCGGACCCTGGAGGCGCTGGGTGCGGCCGTGACGGAGGGCCTGCTGGCGGAGGCCGACGAGGCCGTGCTCGCCGACGCCTGGCGGTTCGCCTCACGCATCCGCGACGCCATCATGCTGGTGCGGGGCAGGGCGGCCGACTCCATCCCGGTGGACGCCCGCGAGCGCACGCTCATCTCCCGGGCGCTAGGTTACCCGCCCGACGGGACGGAGGACTTCGTGGACGACTACCGCCGCGCCACCCGCCGCGCCCGCCGGGTCGTGGAGCGCGTCTTCTACGACGACTGA
- a CDS encoding glutamine synthetase family protein, producing MDRQQEFVLRTLEERDIRFIRLWFTDVLGFLKSVAIAPAELEGAFAEGIGFDGSAIEGFARVYESDMLAKPDPSTFQILPWRSETPGVARMFCDILMPDGSPSHADPRWVLKRILAKASDMGFSFYTHPEVEFFLLKNRPERGGRPEPIDDGGYFDHTPHSSGHDFRRNAIMMLESMGISVEFSHHEGAPGQQEIDLRYADALTTADNIMTFRLVMKEVALEQGIWASFMPKPFTEHPGSGMHTHMSLFEGDRNAFYEPGAEYQLSKIGRSFIGGLLAHAAEITAVCNQWVNSYKRLWGGAEAIAGAGGEAPSYVSWGHNNRSALVRVPMYKPHKSGSTRIEFRSLDSACNPYLAFAVILAAGLKGIEEGYEMPPGAEDDVWALTAAERRALGIQPLPQSLDEAITVMERSELVAETLGEHVFDYFLRNKRSEWNDYRRQVTEFELGRYLPVL from the coding sequence TTGGACCGCCAGCAGGAGTTCGTTCTCCGCACCCTCGAGGAGCGCGACATCCGTTTCATCCGGCTGTGGTTCACCGACGTGCTCGGGTTCCTGAAGTCGGTGGCCATCGCCCCCGCCGAGCTTGAGGGCGCCTTCGCCGAAGGCATCGGCTTCGACGGCTCGGCGATCGAGGGGTTCGCCCGGGTCTACGAGTCGGACATGCTCGCCAAGCCCGACCCGTCGACGTTCCAGATCCTGCCCTGGCGCAGTGAGACGCCCGGGGTGGCCCGCATGTTCTGCGACATCCTCATGCCCGACGGCTCCCCGTCCCACGCCGACCCGCGCTGGGTGCTCAAGCGCATCCTGGCCAAGGCCTCCGACATGGGTTTCAGCTTCTACACCCACCCGGAGGTCGAGTTCTTCCTGCTGAAGAACCGCCCCGAGCGCGGCGGGCGTCCGGAGCCGATCGACGACGGCGGCTACTTCGACCACACCCCGCACAGCTCGGGTCACGACTTCCGGCGTAATGCGATCATGATGCTGGAGTCGATGGGCATCTCGGTGGAGTTCAGTCACCACGAGGGGGCCCCGGGCCAGCAGGAGATCGACCTGCGTTACGCCGACGCCCTCACCACCGCCGACAACATCATGACCTTCCGCCTGGTCATGAAGGAGGTCGCGCTGGAGCAGGGCATCTGGGCCTCGTTCATGCCCAAGCCCTTCACCGAGCACCCCGGCTCCGGCATGCACACCCACATGTCGCTCTTCGAGGGTGACCGCAACGCCTTCTACGAGCCCGGCGCGGAGTACCAGCTCTCCAAGATCGGCCGGTCCTTCATCGGCGGCCTGCTCGCGCACGCCGCGGAGATCACCGCCGTCTGCAACCAGTGGGTCAACTCCTACAAGCGGCTCTGGGGCGGCGCCGAGGCGATCGCCGGGGCCGGCGGCGAGGCGCCCAGCTACGTCTCCTGGGGCCACAACAACCGCTCCGCCCTGGTCCGGGTGCCGATGTACAAGCCGCACAAGAGCGGTTCCACCCGCATCGAGTTCCGGTCGCTCGACTCCGCCTGCAACCCCTACCTGGCCTTCGCGGTGATCCTGGCCGCCGGGCTGAAGGGCATCGAGGAGGGCTACGAGATGCCGCCCGGCGCCGAGGACGACGTCTGGGCGCTCACCGCGGCCGAGCGGCGGGCGCTGGGCATCCAGCCGCTGCCGCAGTCGCTGGACGAGGCCATCACGGTCATGGAGCGCAGCGAGCTCGTCGCCGAGACCCTGGGCGAGCACGTCTTCGACTACTTCCTGCGCAACAAGCGCAGCGAGTGGAACGACTACCGCCGCCAGGTCACCGAGTTCGAACTGGGCCGCTACCTGCCGGTTCTGTAG
- a CDS encoding ArsR/SmtB family transcription factor has protein sequence MSKTCRQVEWIFTPEDVARIRFAFSPIWELVISLRAVRDPARHSLHLPWVRAVRPRLAGLDLTELFALVPPQGYVVDFLTPPPESPMPDFAADLERVRRADPERAAAEAVRANGSASGGVARFVADPEAGVVRVADTLERYWAIAFAEFWPRIHGLLEGDVLRRVRRLAAGGARELFADLHPSVRWTGDRLAVTRPRQYSEPLGGEGLVLVPSAFYWPDVAVMMKPYRPMLVYPATGAGTLWDEGPPPAPGALAALVGRTRAQILIALAEPATTSVLARRMSITPGAVSQHLGVLADGGLVTRRRLGREVVYRRTPVGDSLVCAS, from the coding sequence ATGTCTAAAACGTGCCGTCAGGTCGAATGGATCTTCACACCGGAGGACGTGGCCAGGATCCGCTTCGCCTTCTCGCCCATCTGGGAGCTGGTGATAAGCCTGCGGGCCGTCCGCGACCCGGCCCGGCACTCCCTCCACCTGCCGTGGGTGCGAGCCGTACGGCCCCGCCTGGCCGGTCTCGACCTGACGGAGCTGTTCGCGCTCGTCCCGCCCCAGGGATACGTCGTCGACTTCCTCACCCCGCCCCCGGAGAGCCCGATGCCCGACTTCGCCGCGGACCTCGAACGGGTGCGCCGGGCCGACCCGGAGCGCGCCGCCGCGGAGGCCGTCCGGGCGAACGGCTCCGCGTCGGGGGGCGTCGCCCGCTTCGTGGCCGACCCCGAGGCGGGCGTGGTCAGGGTCGCCGACACCCTGGAGCGTTACTGGGCGATCGCCTTCGCCGAGTTCTGGCCCCGCATCCACGGCCTGCTGGAAGGGGACGTGCTGCGGCGGGTCCGGCGCCTGGCCGCGGGCGGGGCCCGGGAGCTCTTCGCCGACCTGCACCCCAGCGTGCGCTGGACGGGTGACAGACTCGCCGTCACCCGCCCGCGGCAGTACTCCGAGCCGCTGGGCGGCGAGGGCCTGGTGCTCGTGCCGAGCGCCTTCTACTGGCCCGACGTCGCGGTGATGATGAAGCCGTACCGGCCGATGCTCGTCTACCCGGCCACCGGCGCGGGCACACTGTGGGACGAGGGTCCGCCGCCCGCCCCCGGTGCCCTGGCCGCGCTCGTCGGGCGGACCAGGGCACAGATCCTCATCGCCCTGGCCGAACCCGCCACCACCTCGGTGCTCGCCCGGCGGATGTCGATCACCCCCGGGGCGGTCAGCCAGCACCTGGGCGTCCTGGCCGACGGCGGCCTGGTGACCCGCCGGCGTCTGGGACGCGAGGTCGTCTACCGCCGCACGCCGGTGGGCGACTCGCTGGTCTGCGCCTCCTGA
- a CDS encoding terpene synthase family protein, which produces MSAATLLLPLTESVPGLAAPCPMHPAVDEVGVELARWARGFGLETHPSAGFERMAGRAFADSGVDAVLLFAKWLTWLFHFDDEWDEKPAGRVAETVENAFARLARIAGPPAGSRPPGDDRFTPRSPVETAFADLWEATAGRMSPRWRRRFLAGLAAQGRACRAEAENRCAGRVPSPGEYPRLRRGTAGPYLFELVEPCLGVEVPARLRWNVTWRILVDACNDVTAWCNDVASHPKERANGDVHNYVTVAATAFGLSDGGAVAWVNRRIARRAGDLRAATGRLPALFDRFGLSAGQSRQIGRVAYAFLAAPRAQLEWLLESGRYDGRGLAAPEAVP; this is translated from the coding sequence GTGTCCGCCGCGACGTTGCTGCTGCCCCTCACCGAGTCGGTACCGGGCCTGGCGGCGCCGTGTCCCATGCATCCGGCGGTCGACGAGGTGGGGGTGGAGCTCGCCCGCTGGGCCCGCGGGTTCGGCCTGGAGACGCACCCGAGCGCCGGGTTCGAACGAATGGCGGGGCGTGCCTTCGCCGACTCCGGCGTGGACGCGGTGCTGCTGTTCGCCAAGTGGCTCACCTGGCTGTTCCACTTCGACGACGAATGGGATGAGAAGCCCGCCGGGCGGGTGGCGGAGACCGTCGAGAACGCCTTCGCGCGGCTCGCCCGCATCGCGGGCCCTCCCGCGGGCTCCCGGCCCCCCGGCGATGACCGCTTCACGCCCCGCTCTCCCGTCGAGACGGCCTTCGCCGACCTGTGGGAGGCCACCGCGGGCCGGATGAGCCCCCGGTGGCGCCGCCGTTTCCTGGCGGGGCTCGCCGCGCAGGGGCGGGCGTGCCGGGCGGAGGCCGAGAACCGGTGCGCGGGCCGGGTGCCCTCACCGGGTGAGTATCCCCGGCTGCGCCGGGGGACCGCGGGACCGTACCTGTTCGAACTGGTGGAGCCCTGCCTGGGGGTGGAGGTGCCCGCGCGGCTGCGCTGGAACGTCACCTGGCGGATCCTCGTGGACGCCTGCAACGACGTCACCGCCTGGTGCAACGACGTCGCCTCCCACCCCAAGGAGCGCGCCAACGGCGACGTGCACAACTACGTGACGGTCGCCGCCACGGCGTTCGGCCTGTCCGACGGCGGCGCGGTGGCGTGGGTGAACCGGCGGATCGCCCGCCGGGCCGGCGACCTGCGGGCCGCGACCGGGCGGCTACCCGCGCTGTTCGACCGGTTCGGGCTCTCGGCCGGGCAGTCCCGGCAGATCGGCCGGGTGGCGTACGCGTTCCTCGCGGCGCCGCGGGCCCAGCTGGAGTGGCTTCTGGAGTCCGGCCGGTACGACGGGCGGGGCCTTGCGGCCCCGGAGGCGGTCCCGTAG
- a CDS encoding type 1 glutamine amidotransferase has product MRITVIEHEADAGLGFFAGWLAETGAVCEVVRPYLGETVPGRAADGLIVLGGEAAAWEDERFPWLPATRELIRVCLEEGVPTLGICLGAQLMTLACGGAVERGGPGLEVGAAEVVPLPAAAADPLFAGLGPAPAVQYHRDAMTELPPGAVPLVTGDPYPNQAYRLGERAWAVQFHPEATPDIFAGWTAGTADHLTDLGHCVDDLNAGVKAAEERLIAAWRPLAQAFARVAAGG; this is encoded by the coding sequence ATGAGAATCACCGTCATCGAGCACGAGGCCGACGCCGGTCTGGGGTTCTTCGCCGGGTGGCTGGCCGAGACCGGTGCCGTGTGCGAGGTCGTCCGGCCGTATCTGGGGGAGACGGTGCCCGGCCGGGCCGCGGACGGGCTGATCGTCCTCGGCGGTGAGGCGGCGGCCTGGGAGGACGAGCGGTTCCCCTGGCTGCCCGCCACCCGCGAGCTGATCAGAGTCTGCCTCGAGGAGGGCGTGCCGACGCTGGGGATCTGCCTGGGCGCCCAGCTCATGACGCTCGCGTGCGGAGGTGCCGTCGAACGGGGCGGTCCCGGCCTGGAGGTCGGCGCGGCCGAGGTCGTGCCGCTGCCCGCCGCGGCGGCCGACCCCCTGTTCGCCGGGCTCGGGCCCGCCCCGGCCGTGCAGTACCACCGCGACGCGATGACGGAGCTCCCCCCGGGCGCGGTGCCGCTGGTCACCGGGGACCCCTACCCCAACCAGGCGTACCGGCTGGGGGAGCGGGCCTGGGCGGTGCAGTTCCACCCGGAGGCGACCCCGGACATCTTCGCCGGTTGGACGGCCGGGACGGCCGACCATCTGACCGACCTGGGGCACTGCGTCGACGACCTCAACGCGGGCGTGAAGGCCGCCGAGGAACGTCTCATCGCCGCCTGGCGACCGCTGGCACAGGCGTTCGCCCGGGTGGCGGCGGGCGGCTGA
- a CDS encoding hotdog fold domain-containing protein — MTTAAELQTVLTVPARFRGPEGIANGGWIAGTVAEALHGARHDSAVEVTLHAPTPLDAELSLRHLANTATLTHDDTLLVEAITVAERFDAPAFVPFNEAARAERGFAGLIEHAFPGCFACGLREPGDGLRIFPGQVPGTDLVAAGWRVPFTVTDADGVVPDAIVWSALDCATGWAHFGPGESALLGRLTARVHRRIYPGGTYSVVARATGREGRKLFGESALYEVDGTLVATAKATWVTPA; from the coding sequence ATGACGACGGCTGCCGAGCTGCAGACGGTGCTGACCGTCCCCGCGCGTTTCCGCGGGCCCGAGGGCATCGCGAACGGCGGCTGGATCGCCGGTACGGTCGCCGAGGCGTTGCACGGTGCCCGGCACGACTCGGCCGTCGAGGTCACGTTGCACGCACCCACCCCGCTCGACGCCGAGCTGTCCCTGCGGCACCTGGCCAACACCGCCACCCTCACTCACGACGACACCCTGCTCGTCGAGGCGATCACGGTCGCCGAGCGGTTCGACGCCCCGGCCTTCGTGCCCTTCAACGAGGCGGCGCGGGCCGAGCGCGGTTTCGCCGGCCTCATCGAGCACGCCTTCCCCGGCTGCTTCGCCTGCGGCCTGCGCGAGCCCGGCGACGGGCTGCGGATCTTCCCCGGTCAGGTGCCGGGCACCGACCTGGTCGCCGCCGGCTGGCGGGTGCCGTTCACCGTGACCGACGCCGACGGCGTCGTACCCGACGCGATCGTCTGGTCCGCCCTCGACTGCGCCACCGGCTGGGCACACTTCGGCCCCGGTGAGTCCGCCCTGCTCGGCCGGCTGACCGCCCGGGTGCACCGCCGGATCTACCCCGGCGGCACCTACTCCGTGGTCGCCCGCGCCACCGGGCGTGAGGGCCGCAAGCTCTTCGGTGAGAGTGCCCTCTACGAGGTCGACGGCACCCTGGTCGCCACGGCCAAGGCCACCTGGGTCACCCCCGCCTGA
- a CDS encoding MDR family MFS transporter codes for MSTTTLARNTFLTSKIGGLPRAFWALWTGTLVSRTGMMVQPFMGVYLTQARGMSYAAAGTVMAVFGAGSLLSQVLAGWLADRFGRRVTLTGGMLATAAAMVALGYSTSLPALVTMMFVLGVAVDAYRPAANALVADLVPRHDRARAYGLLFWAMNLGFAVAMVAGGWLAQAGYGWMFGINAATALAFGALVWRAVPETLPARDTGEDEGVGDSAGTATGREAGAGRRAWRGGFAAVLSDRLMVAFTLITVVSTLVYIQAFTTLPMAMARAGFPSTAYGTAIAVNGVLIVLLQPLTGDWLGRRDHSVVLATGMAIIGVGFALTAAVSSVAGYTVTIVVWTVGEIVTAGIAGAIVAALAPAHLRGRYSGLYGLAWSGGTALAPLLGTRMLDVSPVALWVTVGAIELVAAAAVLAIGPALRRRMGSIRH; via the coding sequence ATGAGCACCACGACCCTCGCCCGGAACACCTTCCTCACCTCGAAGATCGGCGGCCTGCCCAGGGCGTTCTGGGCACTGTGGACCGGCACACTGGTCAGCCGGACCGGCATGATGGTCCAGCCGTTCATGGGGGTCTACCTGACCCAGGCGCGCGGCATGTCGTACGCGGCGGCGGGCACGGTCATGGCGGTGTTCGGGGCGGGGTCGCTGCTGTCACAGGTCCTCGCCGGATGGCTCGCCGACCGGTTCGGCCGCCGGGTAACCCTCACCGGCGGCATGCTGGCCACGGCGGCGGCCATGGTGGCGCTGGGCTACAGCACCTCGCTGCCGGCGCTCGTGACCATGATGTTCGTGCTCGGCGTCGCGGTGGACGCCTACCGGCCCGCGGCCAACGCGCTGGTCGCCGACCTCGTCCCGCGGCACGACCGGGCACGCGCCTACGGTCTGCTCTTCTGGGCGATGAACCTGGGCTTCGCGGTGGCGATGGTCGCGGGCGGCTGGCTGGCCCAGGCCGGGTACGGCTGGATGTTCGGGATCAACGCCGCCACCGCGCTGGCCTTCGGCGCGCTGGTGTGGCGGGCGGTTCCGGAGACCCTGCCCGCCCGCGACACCGGGGAAGACGAGGGCGTCGGCGACTCCGCGGGCACCGCGACCGGCCGGGAGGCCGGGGCGGGCCGGCGCGCCTGGCGCGGGGGCTTCGCGGCGGTCCTCTCCGACCGGCTCATGGTCGCCTTCACGCTGATCACGGTGGTCTCCACCCTCGTCTACATCCAGGCGTTCACCACGCTGCCGATGGCGATGGCCCGCGCCGGCTTCCCGTCCACCGCCTACGGCACGGCCATCGCGGTCAACGGCGTCCTGATCGTCCTCCTCCAGCCGCTGACCGGTGACTGGCTCGGCAGGCGCGACCACAGCGTCGTGCTCGCCACCGGAATGGCGATCATCGGCGTCGGCTTCGCGCTGACCGCGGCCGTCTCCAGCGTCGCCGGATACACGGTCACGATCGTCGTGTGGACCGTGGGTGAGATCGTCACCGCGGGCATCGCGGGCGCGATCGTCGCCGCCCTGGCCCCCGCCCACCTGCGCGGGCGCTACTCCGGGCTGTACGGCCTGGCCTGGTCGGGCGGGACGGCGCTCGCCCCGCTGCTGGGCACCCGGATGCTGGACGTGAGCCCCGTGGCGCTCTGGGTGACCGTCGGCGCCATCGAACTGGTGGCCGCGGCGGCCGTGCTCGCGATCGGCCCGGCCCTGCGCCGGCGCATGGGATCGATTCGGCATTAA